In Bactrocera oleae isolate idBacOlea1 chromosome 5, idBacOlea1, whole genome shotgun sequence, a genomic segment contains:
- the LOC106624541 gene encoding uncharacterized protein: protein MAGFLGGGGSGWSSGGGGGSRGWSSGGGGGGGWSGGGGGGISLWPSKSSYSSGGGGNGWRSSGGWSGGGGGGGWPGKSSYSSGWSSGGSGGSGGGGWKLSSLGGSGGYGHGGGGSGGWAQALSGWKSGLGGGGGGSGWKSGGGGGSGWSLGGGGGGSSGGVWKISSGGGSGGYGGGWPSGGSSGWSSGGGGGGWKW from the coding sequence ATGGCCGGCTTCCTCGGTGGCGGCGGTAGCGGCTGGAGCTCTGGTGGAGGTGGCGGTAGTCGTGGCTGGAGCTCCGGaggcggcggtggtggtggttggagtggtggtggtggcggtggtaTCTCCTTATGGCCCAGCAAATCCTCTTATAGTAGCGGCGGCGGCGGCAATGGCTGGCGCTCTTCGGGCGGTTGGTCTGGAGGCGGCGGTGGCGGCGGCTGGCCGGGCAAATCTAGCTACAGCAGCGGCTGGTCGAGTGGAGGTAGTGGTGGCAGCGGCGGTGGTGGTTGGAAATTAAGCAGTCTCGGTGGTTCAGGTGGATACGGTCATGGCGGCGGTGGTAGTGGTGGTTGGGCGCAAGCGCTATCTGGTTGGAAATCGGGTCTCGGTGGTGGCGGCGGTGGCAGTGGCTGGAAGTCAGGTGGCGGCGGTGGTAGCGGCTGGTCACTAGGTGGTGGAGGTGGTGGCAGCAGTGGTGGCGTTTGGAAGATTAGCAGCGGTGGTGGCAGTGGTGGTTATGGGGGCGGCTGGCCATCAGGTGGCAGCAGTGGTTGGTCATCTGGCGGTGGTGGCGGCGGTTGGAAGTGGTAA
- the LOC138857399 gene encoding uncharacterized protein codes for MRAFVIVLLLALVALAVAGGGGWQGGGGGGGRGGGGGYGGGSKGGYGGGGYSGGGGGSKGYGGGSGGYGSSSGGYGGGKGGGSGGWQSGGGGGGGKGGYGGGSGGYGGSSGGYGGGKGGGSGGWQSGGGGGGGGYGGGGSKW; via the coding sequence ATGCGCGCTTTCGTCATTGTATTGCTGTTGGCCTTGGTCGCCTTAGCCGTTGCAGGCGGTGGCGGATGGCAAggaggtggtggtggtggtggtagaGGTGGCGGCGGTGGATATGGTGGTGGCAGCAAAGGCGGATATGGCGGTGGCGGTTACAGTGGAGGTGGTGGTGGTAGCAAAGGATACGGCGGCGGTAGTGGCGGCTATGGCAGCAGTTCTGGTGGTTATGGCGGCGGCAAAGGAGGTGGAAGTGGCGGTTGGCAATCaggtggtggtggcggcggcggtAAAGGCGGCTATGGTGGTGGTTCTGGTGGTTATGGCGGTAGTTCTGGTGGTTATGGCGGCGGCAAAGGAGGTGGAAGTGGCGGATGGCAATCaggcggtggtggtggcggcggtGGTTATGGTGGTGGTGGCAGTAAGTGGTAA
- the LOC106624434 gene encoding uncharacterized protein, which translates to MKVLVVLCALVAVASAGYIRSGWGGGSSLGGWGGGGYGGGGYGGGGYGGGGGYGGGYSSPKVIKVITLGSSGGYGGYGGGGYGGGGHGGGGWGGSGGWGGSSGWGGSGGGGWKGGYGGGSGWW; encoded by the coding sequence ATGAAGGTCCTCGTGGTCCTGTGCGCCCTCGTGGCAGTCGCTTCCGCCGGTTATATACGCAGCGGTTGGGGCGGTGGTTCCAGTCTAGGTGGCTGGGGTGGCGGCGGCTATGGCGGTGGTGGCTATGGCGGTGGTGGCtatggcggtggtggtggttaCGGTGGTGGTTATTCATCACCGAAAGTCATCAAAGTGATTACACTGGGCAGCAGCGGCGGTTATGGTGGTTACGGCGGTGGTGGTTATGGCGGCGGTGGACACGGTGGTGGCGGATGGGGTGGCTCCGGTGGATGGGGTGGCTCAAGCGGATGGGGTGGCTCCGGCGGTGGCGGTTGGAAGGGAGGTTATGGTGGTGGCAGCGGTTGGTGGTAA
- the LOC106624433 gene encoding vitellogenin-2 yields the protein MKVVQLLLAVVVIKQCFGQYYLNITLFDILKSAQQIATGLAESQGNQLTADYYFRYTTNAVLGFPTVWTITAVNAICSAVLSEDAIHPSPEDIPDVEDISIQLRTPCNVRSYPIKELIRIVDDPDFNITKKVVIASSGWLTNANTSDNMLQGIGKAYHCRGDTNFLGIDVGGYIQTLYTWSSLNTQRIGELLAIALVDFVEVVPLENIHLMGHSLGAQIVGETGRHFSRLTGKKIPRITGFDPAGPCFNYGERLTTLSDSDAAFVDIIHSDPGIAGQSEPTADADFFVGGRFPIQNGCTDATCSHQRSWQYYMESVYPGNEYDFLAIRCTSLLRLEQGRCVGAEYPMGIATPTNLQGLFILRVNPIEPFGMNATLNYTSPLSPCGACIFPNLN from the exons atgaaagtcGTTCAGTTGTTGTTGGCAGTTGTTGTAATCAAGCAGTGTTTTGGTCAGTATTATTTGAATATAACTTTGTTTGATATTCTTAAAAGTGCCCAGCAAATCGCAACTGGACTCGCGGAATCCCAAGGCAATCAATTGACGGCGGattattatttcagatataCGACAAATGCAGTGCTTGGATTTCCAACGGTTTGGACCATTACTGCCGTGAACGCTATAT GCTCGGCAGTTTTGAGCGAGGATGCCATCCACCCTAGCCCGGAGGATATACCAGACGTTGAAGACATTTCAATTCAGCTACGCACACCATGTAATGTAAGATCGTATCCAATAAAAGAACTGATCAGAATAGTGGACGATCCCGATTTCAATATCACCAAGAAAGTAGTTATCGCGTCATCAGGTTGGCTTACCAATGCCAACACATCGGATAATATGCTTCAGGGAATCGGCAAAGCATACCACTGTCGTGGCGATACAAATTTTTTG GGAATTGATGTGGGAGGCTATATACAAACGCTCTACACCTGGTCTTCGCTGAATACACAACGAATTGGCGAACTACTCGCAATTGCATTAGTGGATTTCGTAGAAGTTGTGCCGTTGGAAAATATTCATTTGATGGGCCACAGTTTGGGCGCACAAATCGTGGGAGAAACAGGACGGCATTTTTCACGCCTAACCGGTAAAAAAATACCGCGTATCACCGGTTTCGATCCAGCCGGCCCGTGCTTTAATTATGGTGAAAGGCTGACGACGCTTTCGGATAGCGATGCCGCATTCGTTGATATCATCCACAGTGATCCCGGTATCGCCGGCCAGTCAGAGCCCACGGCGGATGCGGATTTTTTCGTTGGCGGCCGTTTTCCCATACAAAATGGTTGCACCGATGCAACTTGTTCGCATCAACGATCTTGGCAGTACTACATGGAGTCGGTGTATCCGGGTAACGAGTATGATTTTCTGGCTATACGTTGTACATCGCTCTTGCGTCTGGAGCAGGGACGTTGTGTGGGCGCTGAGTATCCGATGGGCATTGCGACACCGACAAATCTGCAGGGGTTATTCATACTAAGGGTAAACCCGATCGAACCATTTGGTATGAATGCTACATTGAATTATACAAGTCCTCTATCGCCGTGCGGTGCGTGTATATTCCctaatttgaattaa